Proteins found in one Desulfuribacillus stibiiarsenatis genomic segment:
- a CDS encoding multiheme c-type cytochrome, whose product MARKLLVLTMLVVIAGLVFVGCELEAMPESQPVTQTPGPSTPAVPVTPVSNTIPASPLTAMTGMDTFAGTEKCAMCHTDAMKHWETSWHTKKTNPGPTYGDQFSAKIFPWAKEKWSTLDTHMILDRVDPKDNNRIYVTVQKYDWKEVDWIVGQVRKQRYAIYYDGGPRDAYISTTKDGGISWTIDKSQVYKFEGNKARAGYKFLTLELAPKADSIKTYGEFWSWQERCVTCHTTGFDPVKWDQAKKDFIDGKREDLREIFVADSRIACEACHGAGGEHAKAPSKSNIINPASLKVGDPTRKMVCEQCHTRTSGNIMYPGDSKAPNDSRGFILGKHDYMDVMNYTRPAWGDGNRQVSIDGKGRRDHQMDMDMRLQDHIKGKTGTAHASMACFDCHDAHTIGNDPNKIRTKVSPVETCAKCHFGTAQEYMKILDGATGWGKYGFGAWNNEGGRAATKQHIFNMDSEGRSFGLKPEQYIWAQKKDTVGDKKADFESIWPWERAAYEKKGQKVVVGAKPWEVPAAK is encoded by the coding sequence ATGGCTAGAAAACTTTTAGTACTTACGATGTTGGTCGTAATCGCTGGACTAGTGTTTGTAGGTTGTGAATTAGAGGCAATGCCAGAGTCACAGCCAGTAACACAAACACCAGGTCCATCAACACCAGCAGTACCAGTAACGCCGGTGTCTAACACCATTCCAGCAAGTCCATTAACTGCAATGACAGGTATGGATACGTTTGCAGGAACGGAAAAGTGTGCAATGTGTCACACAGACGCAATGAAACATTGGGAAACTTCTTGGCATACTAAGAAGACAAACCCAGGACCAACTTACGGAGATCAATTCTCTGCGAAGATTTTCCCTTGGGCTAAAGAGAAGTGGTCTACTCTAGACACTCATATGATTCTTGACAGAGTTGATCCTAAGGATAACAACAGAATTTATGTAACTGTTCAGAAATATGACTGGAAAGAAGTAGATTGGATTGTTGGGCAAGTAAGAAAACAAAGATATGCGATTTATTATGACGGTGGACCAAGAGATGCGTATATCTCAACTACGAAAGATGGCGGTATATCATGGACTATCGATAAATCACAAGTTTACAAATTTGAAGGAAACAAAGCTCGTGCGGGTTACAAGTTCTTAACGTTAGAATTAGCACCTAAAGCCGATTCTATTAAGACTTATGGTGAATTCTGGTCATGGCAAGAGCGTTGTGTAACTTGTCATACGACAGGTTTTGACCCAGTGAAATGGGATCAAGCGAAGAAAGACTTTATTGACGGCAAGCGTGAAGATTTAAGAGAAATTTTCGTAGCTGATAGCCGTATAGCTTGTGAAGCTTGCCATGGTGCCGGTGGAGAGCACGCGAAAGCGCCTAGTAAGTCTAATATTATTAACCCTGCTTCGCTAAAAGTTGGAGACCCAACTCGTAAAATGGTTTGTGAGCAATGCCATACTCGTACATCTGGTAATATTATGTACCCTGGAGACAGCAAAGCTCCGAACGATAGCCGTGGATTTATCCTTGGTAAGCATGATTACATGGATGTAATGAACTATACTCGTCCAGCTTGGGGTGACGGAAACCGTCAAGTATCAATTGATGGTAAAGGCCGTCGTGACCATCAGATGGATATGGATATGAGATTACAAGACCATATTAAAGGCAAAACAGGAACAGCTCACGCGTCAATGGCTTGCTTTGATTGCCACGATGCTCATACAATAGGAAATGATCCAAATAAGATAAGAACTAAAGTATCACCTGTAGAAACATGCGCGAAATGTCACTTTGGAACTGCACAAGAGTATATGAAGATTCTAGATGGAGCTACAGGGTGGGGTAAATATGGCTTTGGCGCTTGGAACAATGAAGGTGGAAGAGCAGCTACAAAACAGCATATCTTCAACATGGATAGCGAAGGTCGTAGCTTTGGACTAAAGCCTGAGCAATATATCTGGGCTCAAAAGAAAGACACAGTTGGCGATAAAAAAGCTGATTTCGAGTCCATCTGGCCTTGGGAAAGAGCTGCTTATGAAAAGAAAGGCCAAAAAGTTGTCGTAGGTGCGAAGCCTTGGGAAGTACCTGCCGCAAAATAG
- the hemA gene encoding glutamyl-tRNA reductase, which produces MYILAAGLNYRTAPVEIREKFTFQQQEVPTALEKLRAMHSILECALVATCNRTEIYCIVDHIHCGEQHIMVFLQEQFGIDRSEFRKYLYFHSGENAVRHLFKVSCGLDSMVLGETQILGQVRDAYDMSLEHNAMGTILKQLLPLAIVVGKRTHTETDIGKNAVSISYAAIELGKKIFGQLTDKRVLIIGAGKMSELTAKHLNSSGVEQVYVVNRTFHRAEELATKFKGVAVEWANIQDCLADVDIVVSSTGATDYVVDAPMMKDVMKRRKNRPIFMIDIAVPRDLDPAINDVEGVFLYDIDELEGVVEANKKLREKEIDQISLIIDEEINNFALWLNTLEVIPLIKALKHKTDDIYENTMESLFNKLPDLTEREKKVIRKHTKSVINQILKHPITQAKEMAANKDSKEQLEMIATIFGLEDAASYDCECVKLDSKAAPKSSMKAMSYFASFGRM; this is translated from the coding sequence ATGTATATATTAGCGGCCGGATTGAACTATCGAACGGCACCAGTCGAGATAAGAGAAAAGTTTACTTTTCAACAACAGGAAGTTCCAACTGCTTTAGAAAAACTTCGTGCCATGCATAGTATCTTAGAATGCGCTTTAGTTGCAACCTGTAATCGTACTGAGATTTATTGTATAGTCGACCATATACATTGCGGCGAACAGCATATTATGGTGTTTCTGCAAGAGCAATTTGGTATTGATCGCTCCGAATTTCGTAAGTATTTGTACTTTCATTCCGGAGAAAATGCAGTAAGGCATCTATTCAAGGTATCTTGTGGGCTGGATTCAATGGTTTTAGGAGAGACGCAAATCCTTGGTCAAGTACGCGATGCGTATGACATGTCACTAGAGCATAATGCCATGGGAACAATATTAAAGCAACTTCTGCCACTGGCTATCGTTGTTGGGAAACGCACACACACAGAAACCGATATTGGGAAAAATGCGGTTTCTATTAGCTATGCCGCGATTGAGCTTGGGAAGAAGATTTTCGGACAATTAACAGACAAGCGAGTACTGATTATTGGTGCCGGGAAGATGAGTGAGTTAACGGCGAAGCATTTGAATAGTTCAGGTGTAGAGCAAGTCTATGTAGTCAATCGAACATTCCACCGAGCTGAGGAATTAGCAACGAAGTTTAAAGGTGTAGCTGTGGAATGGGCGAACATTCAAGATTGCCTGGCAGACGTTGATATTGTAGTTAGTTCTACCGGAGCTACGGATTACGTTGTGGATGCGCCTATGATGAAAGATGTTATGAAACGTAGAAAAAATCGTCCAATATTTATGATTGATATAGCTGTGCCGCGCGACCTTGACCCGGCAATTAACGATGTCGAAGGCGTGTTTCTCTATGATATTGATGAATTAGAGGGCGTAGTAGAAGCTAATAAAAAGCTGCGAGAGAAAGAAATTGACCAAATCTCGCTAATTATCGATGAAGAAATTAATAACTTTGCATTGTGGTTAAACACATTAGAGGTCATTCCGTTGATTAAGGCTTTAAAACACAAGACGGATGATATCTATGAGAACACAATGGAAAGCTTGTTTAATAAGCTACCAGATTTAACAGAGCGTGAGAAAAAGGTAATTCGCAAGCATACGAAAAGTGTCATTAACCAAATACTTAAGCACCCGATTACACAGGCTAAGGAAATGGCGGCTAATAAGGATTCAAAAGAACAGTTAGAAATGATTGCTACCATTTTCGGTTTAGAGGATGCTGCTTCTTACGATTGCGAATGTGTGAAATTAGATTCGAAGGCTGCACCGAAATCTTCAATGAAAGCAATGAGTTATTTTGCTTCCTTTGGAAGAATGTAA